A part of Kitasatospora acidiphila genomic DNA contains:
- a CDS encoding ABC transporter permease gives MAVLLAAAVAVAGWGKLGHGRSVLKAGVRAVVQLVAVSLVITGVVHSLWLTALFVLLMFTVAVRTAGRRMTEAPGWSWAWAAAPIGAGVLPVLALLLGTRLLPWQGLSIVPVAGILIGGGLTATSLAGRRALDELAQRHGEVEAALALGFEDRDARLEICRAAAATSLVPALDQTRTVGLVTLPGAFVGMLLGGASPVAAGAVQLFVLVALLAVEAVAIVVVLELVGRGLVKRPVDWRG, from the coding sequence ATGGCGGTGCTGCTCGCGGCGGCCGTCGCGGTGGCGGGGTGGGGGAAGCTCGGCCACGGGCGCTCGGTGCTGAAGGCCGGCGTGCGGGCGGTGGTGCAGCTGGTGGCGGTCTCGCTGGTGATCACGGGCGTGGTGCACTCGCTCTGGCTGACCGCGCTCTTCGTGCTGCTGATGTTCACGGTGGCGGTGCGCACGGCCGGGCGGCGGATGACCGAGGCACCGGGCTGGTCCTGGGCCTGGGCCGCCGCGCCGATCGGGGCCGGAGTGCTGCCCGTGCTGGCCCTGCTGCTCGGCACCAGGCTGCTGCCGTGGCAGGGCCTGTCGATCGTGCCGGTGGCCGGGATCCTGATCGGCGGCGGGCTGACCGCCACCTCGCTGGCCGGTCGGCGCGCGCTCGACGAGCTGGCCCAGCGCCACGGCGAGGTGGAGGCGGCGCTGGCGCTCGGCTTCGAGGACCGGGACGCCCGGCTGGAGATCTGCCGCGCCGCCGCCGCCACCTCGCTGGTGCCCGCACTGGACCAGACCCGCACCGTCGGCCTGGTGACGCTGCCCGGTGCGTTTGTCGGCATGCTGCTCGGCGGCGCCTCGCCGGTGGCGGCGGGGGCGGTGCAGCTCTTCGTGCTGGTCGCACTGCTGGCGGTGGAGGCGGTGGCGATCGTGGTGGTGCTGGAACTGGTCGGGCGGGGCCTGGTGAAGCGTCCGGTAGACTGGCGGGGTTGA
- a CDS encoding TMEM165/GDT1 family protein, translating into MNLTVFAVTFGIIFLAELPDKTALAALMLGTRYRASYVFAGVAAAMAVQVGLALVAGSLLALLPHRWVEGVAGLLFLVGAVMLLMHKDEDEEHEARKPAANSFWKVAGTSFLVVAVAEFGDLTQIMTANLAAKYAEPLAVGLGAWLALCAVGGLAILGGQKLLKHVPMKAIIRVAAAAMLVLSGISIVEAVTG; encoded by the coding sequence ATGAATCTGACCGTGTTCGCCGTGACCTTCGGCATCATCTTCCTGGCCGAGCTACCGGACAAGACCGCGCTGGCCGCGCTGATGCTGGGCACCCGCTACCGCGCGTCGTACGTCTTCGCCGGGGTTGCCGCCGCGATGGCCGTGCAGGTCGGCCTGGCGCTGGTGGCCGGCAGTCTGCTGGCGCTGCTGCCGCACCGCTGGGTGGAGGGCGTGGCCGGGCTGCTCTTCCTGGTCGGCGCCGTGATGCTGCTGATGCACAAGGACGAGGACGAGGAGCACGAGGCCCGCAAGCCCGCCGCCAACAGCTTCTGGAAGGTGGCCGGCACCAGCTTCCTGGTGGTGGCGGTCGCCGAGTTCGGCGACCTGACCCAGATCATGACCGCCAACCTGGCCGCCAAGTACGCCGAGCCGCTCGCGGTGGGCCTGGGCGCCTGGCTGGCGCTGTGCGCGGTCGGCGGCCTGGCCATCCTCGGCGGGCAGAAGCTGCTGAAGCACGTGCCGATGAAGGCGATCATCCGGGTGGCCGCCGCCGCGATGCTGGTGCTGTCCGGGATCAGCATCGTCGAGGCGGTGACCGGCTGA
- a CDS encoding peptidoglycan-binding protein, protein MPVEEYPDPYATAPADPYATAVLPPAPAAPYTADPYTADPYTAAPYATAPADPYATAVLPPLGPNPAGPNPVRQESTAPPPRELGLFPIADSQDGSRGRAAARRARRRRGGLVAAAGAGVVALGVGLAYVLSPGGSSTDQALPVVPTGAASPSSAPTDSAAPSSAPATTAASASAAPATSARPAAPRTKAAPRTTPPPAPSTSAAAPPPPPATTQAPPPTTAPPTSAAPSPSAALPAPGDSGPTVVALQRQLRSAGCGGTHSGTYDTRTESEVAQFQYWNNIDANQQGVLDQQTQDALNAGDTC, encoded by the coding sequence GTGCCGGTCGAGGAGTACCCGGACCCGTACGCCACCGCGCCAGCCGACCCGTACGCCACCGCCGTACTGCCCCCGGCCCCGGCCGCCCCGTACACCGCCGACCCGTACACCGCCGACCCGTACACCGCCGCCCCGTACGCCACCGCACCCGCCGACCCCTACGCCACCGCCGTACTGCCCCCGCTCGGCCCGAACCCGGCCGGCCCGAACCCAGTCCGCCAGGAAAGCACCGCGCCCCCGCCCCGGGAGCTCGGCCTGTTCCCGATCGCCGACAGCCAGGACGGCTCCCGCGGCCGCGCCGCCGCCCGACGGGCCCGGCGGCGCCGCGGCGGCCTGGTCGCGGCGGCCGGTGCCGGCGTGGTCGCCCTCGGCGTGGGGCTGGCCTACGTCCTCTCCCCCGGCGGCTCGTCGACCGACCAGGCGCTGCCGGTCGTGCCCACCGGCGCCGCCTCGCCGAGCAGCGCGCCGACCGACAGCGCCGCCCCCAGCAGCGCCCCCGCCACCACCGCAGCCAGCGCCAGCGCGGCCCCGGCGACCTCGGCCAGACCGGCCGCGCCCAGAACCAAGGCGGCGCCCCGCACCACCCCGCCGCCGGCCCCCAGCACCAGCGCGGCCGCCCCGCCGCCCCCACCCGCGACCACCCAGGCGCCGCCGCCCACCACGGCACCGCCCACCAGCGCCGCGCCGAGCCCGAGCGCCGCCCTGCCCGCCCCGGGTGACTCCGGCCCGACGGTGGTGGCCTTGCAGCGGCAGCTCCGGTCGGCGGGCTGCGGCGGGACGCACAGCGGGACCTACGACACCCGCACCGAGAGCGAGGTGGCGCAGTTCCAGTACTGGAACAACATCGACGCCAACCAGCAGGGCGTGCTGGACCAGCAGACCCAGGACGCCCTCAACGCCGGCGACACCTGCTGA
- a CDS encoding HAD-IA family hydrolase: MTSTVRPFDAVLTDLDGVIRLFDHSELNRLERAAGLPAGHTMRTAFHPDLRGPLLLGQLGKAEWQARIAERLAAESVTTPEPTTAPESATTPEPATPAELAAAFTSAPFRADPTVVSLLRAVREHVPVVVVTNATAWLDADLAAMEQLTGVADAVVNSAEVGAVKPEERIYRIAAERAQVAPERCLFVDDTAGNVAAARALGMTGVDYREPADLRNALAHLLN; this comes from the coding sequence ATGACCTCCACCGTCCGGCCTTTCGATGCCGTGCTGACCGATCTCGACGGCGTGATCCGGCTGTTCGACCACAGCGAGCTCAACCGCCTGGAGCGAGCCGCCGGTCTGCCGGCCGGCCACACCATGAGGACCGCCTTCCACCCCGATTTGCGCGGCCCGCTGCTGCTCGGGCAGTTGGGCAAGGCCGAGTGGCAGGCGCGGATCGCCGAACGCCTGGCAGCAGAGTCGGTCACAACACCAGAGCCGACCACAGCACCGGAGTCGGCCACGACACCGGAGCCCGCCACCCCAGCAGAGCTGGCCGCGGCCTTCACCAGCGCGCCGTTCCGGGCTGACCCGACCGTGGTGTCGCTGCTGCGTGCGGTGCGCGAGCACGTCCCGGTGGTGGTGGTCACCAATGCCACGGCGTGGCTGGACGCCGATCTGGCGGCGATGGAGCAGCTGACCGGGGTGGCGGATGCGGTGGTGAACAGCGCCGAGGTGGGCGCGGTCAAGCCGGAGGAGCGGATCTACCGGATCGCCGCCGAGCGCGCCCAAGTCGCGCCGGAGCGCTGCCTGTTCGTCGACGACACGGCGGGCAACGTGGCGGCCGCTCGGGCGCTCGGCATGACGGGGGTGGACTACCGCGAGCCGGCCGACCTCCGCAACGCCCTTGCACACCTATTGAACTGA
- a CDS encoding ECF transporter S component: protein MSQRPLPPLGPRSVAALALTSLLGLAAFTWPLIASAHSAVVAHAADAPWLFALLLPLLLAVLLAQLADSGLEPKAVALLGVLAAAGAALRPLGAGTAGLEPMFFLMVLAGRVLGPSSGFVLGAVTMAASALLTGGVGPWLPFQMLAMGWVCLGAGLLPGADRLRGRREVLLLAGYGAVAAVLYGTVMNLQGWPYIAGLSSSIAFVPGDPLSANLPRFAVYCLTTSLGPLGGAVGRRRATGARARGPPGGRDPLGAVQRLRAPEGTRATPGQPATGPRHDLREAAGRRPSAAVAGPDPRQDRQAPGIPGG from the coding sequence GTGAGCCAGCGCCCGCTCCCGCCGCTCGGCCCGCGCTCGGTCGCCGCGCTCGCCCTCACCAGCCTGCTCGGCCTGGCCGCGTTCACCTGGCCGCTGATCGCGTCGGCCCACTCGGCGGTGGTCGCGCATGCCGCCGACGCGCCCTGGCTGTTCGCCCTGCTGCTGCCGCTGCTGCTCGCCGTGCTGCTGGCCCAGCTCGCCGACTCCGGGCTGGAGCCGAAGGCGGTGGCGCTGCTGGGGGTGCTGGCCGCGGCCGGTGCGGCGCTGCGACCGCTGGGGGCGGGGACGGCGGGGCTGGAGCCGATGTTCTTCCTGATGGTGCTGGCGGGCCGGGTGCTGGGCCCGAGCAGCGGGTTCGTGCTCGGCGCGGTGACGATGGCCGCGTCGGCGCTGCTCACCGGCGGGGTCGGGCCATGGCTGCCGTTCCAGATGCTGGCCATGGGCTGGGTCTGCCTCGGGGCCGGCCTGCTGCCCGGGGCGGACCGGCTGCGCGGGCGGCGCGAGGTGCTGCTGCTGGCGGGGTACGGCGCGGTGGCGGCGGTGCTGTACGGCACGGTGATGAACCTCCAGGGCTGGCCGTACATCGCGGGCCTGAGCAGCTCGATCGCCTTCGTGCCCGGTGACCCGCTGAGCGCCAACCTGCCGCGCTTCGCGGTCTACTGCCTGACCACCTCGCTCGGGCCTCTCGGAGGCGCCGTCGGCCGACGCCGTGCAACGGGTGCACGAGCGCGCGGGCCACCGGGCGGACGAGATCCACTCGGTGCCGTTCAGCGTCTGAGAGCGCCGGAAGGCACCCGAGCCACCCCAGGCCAGCCGGCCACCGGCCCACGGCACGACCTCCGCGAGGCCGCCGGCCGCCGGCCGTCGGCCGCCGTGGCGGGGCCCGACCCTCGACAAGATCGCCAAGCCCCCGGTATACCGGGCGGATGA
- a CDS encoding energy-coupling factor transporter transmembrane component T yields MTASPDSRPLHPGAWWLWALGLATAASRSTNPLLLLLIMASAALVVAARRTEAPWARSYAGFLRVALAVLALRLVFTLLLGSPVAGSHTILTLPQLPLPAWAQGVRIGGRVTLEGLLFTLYDALRLAAVLVCVGAANALASPARLLRLLPGALYEVGVAVVVALSFAPNLLADVQRLRAARRLRGRPDRGVRSMLSVGLPVLESALERSIALAAAMDTRGFGRTRPVSRALARATTACTVLGLLGLCAAVFGLLGSDGGGWAVPALLAGLALTATGLALGSRRTVRTRYRPDGWSWPEWLVAGSGLTAAAVVTVLSVRDPAPFTPTVVPPTAPVLPLFAALAVLLALLPAVAAPRPLPLTPALDGRS; encoded by the coding sequence ATGACCGCCTCCCCCGACTCCCGCCCGCTGCACCCCGGCGCCTGGTGGCTGTGGGCGCTCGGGTTGGCCACCGCCGCGTCGCGCAGTACCAACCCGCTGCTGCTCCTGCTGATCATGGCCAGCGCCGCCCTGGTGGTGGCCGCCCGGCGGACCGAGGCGCCGTGGGCCCGCAGCTACGCCGGTTTCCTGCGGGTGGCACTGGCGGTACTGGCACTGCGACTGGTGTTCACGCTGCTCCTCGGCTCCCCGGTGGCGGGCTCCCACACGATCCTGACGCTCCCCCAACTCCCCCTCCCCGCCTGGGCGCAGGGAGTGCGGATCGGCGGCCGGGTGACCCTTGAGGGGCTGCTCTTCACGCTCTACGACGCGCTTCGACTGGCCGCCGTGCTGGTCTGCGTGGGCGCGGCCAATGCGCTGGCCTCACCGGCCCGGCTGCTGCGGCTGCTGCCCGGCGCGCTCTACGAAGTGGGGGTGGCGGTGGTGGTCGCGCTCTCCTTCGCACCCAACCTGCTGGCGGACGTGCAGCGGCTGCGGGCGGCCCGGCGGCTGCGGGGCCGCCCGGATCGCGGGGTGCGCTCGATGCTGAGCGTCGGACTGCCGGTGCTTGAAAGCGCGTTGGAGCGGTCGATCGCGCTCGCCGCCGCGATGGACACCCGGGGCTTCGGCCGCACCCGGCCGGTGTCGCGTGCCCTCGCCCGGGCCACCACCGCCTGCACCGTCCTCGGACTGCTGGGCCTGTGCGCGGCGGTGTTCGGGCTGCTCGGCTCGGACGGCGGTGGTTGGGCGGTGCCCGCGCTGCTCGCCGGCCTGGCGCTGACCGCCACCGGCCTGGCGCTCGGCAGCCGGCGCACCGTGCGGACCCGCTACCGGCCGGACGGATGGTCCTGGCCCGAGTGGCTGGTGGCCGGCTCGGGGCTGACCGCGGCGGCCGTGGTGACGGTGCTCTCGGTGCGCGACCCGGCTCCGTTCACACCCACGGTGGTCCCGCCGACTGCCCCGGTGCTGCCGCTGTTCGCCGCGCTCGCCGTACTGCTGGCGCTGCTCCCCGCCGTCGCCGCACCCCGACCGCTCCCCCTCACTCCCGCCCTGGACGGCCGCTCGTGA
- a CDS encoding SCO2322 family protein — protein MAGLLLAAAGPAQAADYRYWSFWRGNSGGWAYQQQGPAMYQPPDGSVDGWRFTLSQGVGQADERPGAAPDFATLCANVPAQPGRKRVGVVLDFGTPADAPSAHADPPSLRTTCTQVPTQASSAEVLAAIAPPLRYDTNGILCAIAGYPVTGCGEALTGPAPAAAAAPTAPHATAPALPLPAALALIALVAGGAAWLAHRRRTATHSTPDRP, from the coding sequence TTGGCCGGCCTGCTGCTCGCGGCCGCCGGCCCCGCGCAGGCCGCCGACTACCGCTACTGGTCGTTCTGGCGCGGGAATTCGGGTGGCTGGGCCTATCAGCAGCAGGGCCCGGCCATGTACCAGCCGCCGGACGGCAGCGTGGACGGCTGGCGCTTCACCCTCAGCCAGGGCGTCGGCCAGGCCGACGAACGGCCCGGCGCCGCCCCCGACTTCGCCACGCTGTGCGCCAACGTCCCGGCGCAGCCCGGGCGCAAGCGGGTCGGCGTCGTCCTTGACTTCGGCACGCCCGCTGACGCACCGTCAGCCCACGCTGATCCTCCCTCACTTCGCACCACCTGTACCCAGGTGCCAACCCAGGCGAGCTCCGCCGAGGTGCTGGCTGCCATCGCCCCGCCGCTGCGCTACGACACCAACGGGATCCTCTGCGCCATCGCCGGCTACCCGGTCACCGGCTGCGGCGAGGCGTTGACCGGCCCGGCCCCGGCCGCCGCAGCGGCACCCACCGCACCGCACGCGACCGCCCCCGCCCTGCCACTCCCCGCCGCCCTGGCCCTGATCGCCCTGGTGGCCGGGGGCGCCGCCTGGCTGGCCCACCGCCGACGCACCGCCACACACAGCACCCCTGACCGCCCATGA